In one Dermatophilaceae bacterium Sec6.4 genomic region, the following are encoded:
- a CDS encoding FAD-binding oxidoreductase: MMTASQGRTSRQLPTSASVVIIGGGVIGVSAAYRLAAAGVDDVVLLDKGALGSGSTSKAAGGVRAQFSDPVNIALAARGLETFEHFYEMYDQEIDFHQVGYLFLLSTAQTVEAFEANVALQQQMGVPSRMLSVAEAATLSPLISTDGLLAAAYSPTDGHCTPESVVLGYASAARRHGANLLPNCAVTGIDVRDGHVHAVHTGSGSIRTDAVICAAGAWSAQVGDWAGVALPVQPVRRQILVTEPIPDLAPDTPFTIDFETSFYFHGEGRGLLIGMSDPDQQAGFEIGRDDSWLTGLGEAMEHRAPALVQAGIASGWAGLYEMTPDHNALIGRSDQVDGFLYATGFSGHGFLMGPAVGEVLRDLYLRRSPFVDVSALRAERFASADVRPELNIV; the protein is encoded by the coding sequence ATGATGACTGCGTCTCAGGGCAGAACATCGCGGCAGCTACCCACGTCGGCGTCCGTGGTCATCATCGGCGGCGGAGTCATCGGGGTCAGCGCGGCCTACCGGCTCGCGGCGGCGGGTGTTGACGATGTAGTGCTGTTGGACAAGGGTGCGCTGGGGTCGGGCTCGACCAGCAAAGCGGCCGGCGGCGTGCGGGCGCAGTTCTCCGACCCGGTCAATATCGCGTTGGCGGCCCGGGGGTTGGAGACGTTCGAGCACTTCTACGAGATGTACGACCAGGAGATCGACTTCCACCAGGTCGGCTACCTTTTCCTGCTGAGTACGGCGCAGACCGTTGAGGCATTCGAGGCCAATGTCGCGCTGCAGCAGCAGATGGGCGTGCCGTCCCGCATGCTCAGCGTCGCCGAAGCCGCCACACTGTCGCCCCTGATCAGCACGGATGGCCTACTGGCCGCGGCTTACTCACCGACGGACGGGCACTGCACCCCTGAGTCCGTCGTTCTCGGTTATGCCTCGGCGGCCCGGCGACACGGCGCGAATCTCCTGCCGAACTGCGCCGTAACGGGTATCGACGTTCGGGACGGTCACGTTCACGCGGTGCACACGGGCAGCGGGTCGATCCGCACCGACGCGGTCATCTGCGCGGCGGGCGCGTGGTCGGCGCAGGTGGGCGACTGGGCCGGTGTCGCGCTGCCGGTCCAGCCGGTGCGCCGCCAGATCCTGGTCACCGAGCCGATACCGGATCTGGCGCCCGACACGCCGTTCACTATCGACTTCGAGACGAGTTTCTACTTCCACGGTGAGGGCCGGGGCCTGCTGATCGGGATGTCCGACCCCGACCAGCAGGCGGGGTTCGAGATCGGCCGCGACGACAGCTGGCTGACCGGGCTCGGCGAGGCAATGGAGCATCGTGCTCCTGCGCTCGTTCAGGCCGGTATAGCGAGCGGGTGGGCAGGGCTGTACGAGATGACCCCCGACCACAATGCGCTCATCGGGCGGTCCGATCAGGTTGACGGATTCCTGTACGCCACCGGGTTCTCGGGGCACGGTTTTCTGATGGGGCCGGCTGTCGGGGAGGTCCTGCGCGACCTCTATCTGCGACGATCGCCATTCGTCGATGTCTCGGCGCTGCGTGCCGAGAGGTTTGCGAGCGCCGATGTGCGCCCCGAATTGAACATCGTATGA
- a CDS encoding aldehyde dehydrogenase family protein, which produces MTTTSLPTADELAAAAQRASVACGVDPASLQGNHAILSPVNGEQLTTVSWSNAGDVDAAVQRAKIAFQQWRTVPAPARGQVVRRLAELLREHKEDLATLVTLEVGKIGSEAAGEVQEMIDVCDFAVGLSRQLYGKTISSERPGHRLSENWHPLGVVGVISAFNFPVAVWSWNTALALVCGDPVIWKPSENAASCALAAAALLDRAIADCDAPEYLSQVLIGGSETGQALVDHPDVALVSATGSSRMGRVVGPRVAQRFGRSLLELGGNNAAIVTPSADLTLTTRGIVFSAAGTAGQRCTTMRRVIAHESVIDTLVQRLADAYGRLPIGAPTQPGTLVGPLINKASYDAMQEALQVAVAQGGEIVAGGGRRLADDAPDAYYVQPAIVRMPRQTQIVQRETFAPILYVLPYRDLAEAVRINNDVPQGLSSSIFTSDQAEAERFLAADGSDCGIANVNIGTSGAEIGGAFGGEKETGGGRESGSDAWRSYMRRATATVNYSGELPLAQGVEFSV; this is translated from the coding sequence ATGACGACCACCTCTCTACCCACTGCCGACGAGCTGGCCGCAGCTGCGCAGCGAGCATCCGTTGCCTGTGGTGTCGACCCGGCATCGCTGCAGGGCAACCACGCCATCCTCTCGCCGGTGAATGGTGAGCAGCTCACCACGGTGTCCTGGAGTAATGCCGGAGACGTCGACGCCGCCGTACAGCGCGCGAAGATCGCTTTTCAGCAGTGGCGCACCGTCCCGGCGCCGGCGCGCGGACAGGTGGTGCGCCGGCTGGCTGAATTGCTGCGCGAGCACAAGGAAGACCTCGCCACGCTGGTGACGCTGGAGGTCGGCAAGATCGGCTCCGAAGCAGCGGGGGAGGTGCAGGAGATGATCGACGTCTGCGACTTCGCGGTCGGGCTCTCCCGCCAGCTGTACGGAAAAACGATCAGTTCCGAGCGTCCCGGTCACCGACTCAGTGAGAACTGGCACCCGCTGGGCGTCGTCGGGGTGATCAGCGCCTTCAACTTCCCCGTCGCGGTGTGGTCCTGGAACACCGCGCTCGCGTTGGTCTGCGGCGACCCGGTCATCTGGAAGCCGTCGGAGAACGCCGCTTCGTGTGCGCTCGCGGCCGCCGCGCTGCTCGACCGTGCGATTGCGGACTGCGACGCCCCGGAGTACCTGAGCCAGGTGCTGATCGGTGGATCAGAAACCGGGCAGGCGCTCGTCGATCACCCAGACGTGGCGTTGGTCAGTGCCACCGGCTCGTCACGGATGGGGCGCGTTGTCGGACCGCGTGTTGCGCAGCGGTTCGGGCGGTCTCTGCTGGAGCTCGGCGGAAACAACGCCGCCATCGTGACGCCGTCGGCCGATCTGACTCTGACCACGCGCGGCATCGTCTTCTCCGCGGCCGGCACCGCCGGTCAGCGCTGTACGACGATGCGCCGGGTCATCGCACACGAGAGCGTGATCGACACGTTGGTGCAGCGGCTCGCTGACGCCTACGGCAGGCTGCCGATCGGTGCGCCGACGCAGCCCGGCACTCTCGTCGGCCCGCTGATCAACAAGGCGTCCTACGACGCGATGCAGGAGGCGCTGCAGGTTGCAGTCGCGCAGGGCGGCGAGATCGTCGCGGGTGGCGGCCGCAGGCTTGCCGATGACGCGCCGGATGCCTACTACGTGCAGCCGGCCATCGTGCGGATGCCGCGGCAGACACAGATCGTGCAGCGGGAGACGTTCGCGCCGATCCTCTACGTGCTGCCCTACCGCGATCTGGCTGAGGCGGTTCGGATCAACAACGACGTACCGCAGGGCCTTTCATCGAGTATCTTCACGTCCGACCAGGCGGAAGCCGAGCGGTTCCTGGCTGCCGACGGATCGGACTGCGGCATTGCCAACGTCAACATCGGCACCTCAGGAGCTGAGATCGGCGGTGCATTCGGTGGTGAGAAGGAAACCGGCGGCGGTCGCGAGTCCGGATCGGATGCCTGGCGCAGTTATATGCGGCGTGCCACGGCGACGGTCAACTACTCCGGTGAGCTACCGCTCGCCCAAGGTGTGGAATTCTCCGTCTGA
- a CDS encoding superinfection immunity protein, whose translation MSDDDNTRSIPQRPDTRAMPGHPSKPGQPSSNLPEPAPRPYPGQSAPPSAPPIRYAPPAQQQGYGRQQHQGYQNPQGYGGPPVNGYGQPPVNHPQQPAYGPSYSSTTTLVRPAPNGALVVVAWIVAVFTFLYMLPWAVAATRGKSNQGAIGLLNFFLGWSFIGWVVALVMACSSEPQPVVMIQQNHQYGPGYHR comes from the coding sequence ATGAGCGACGACGACAACACCCGATCCATCCCGCAGCGACCGGACACCCGGGCAATGCCCGGGCACCCGTCGAAGCCGGGGCAGCCGTCCTCGAATCTGCCGGAACCGGCGCCACGCCCCTACCCCGGACAGTCCGCTCCCCCGTCAGCACCGCCGATCCGGTACGCGCCCCCCGCCCAACAGCAGGGATATGGCAGGCAGCAGCACCAGGGTTACCAGAATCCGCAGGGGTACGGCGGCCCACCCGTGAACGGCTACGGGCAGCCACCGGTCAACCACCCACAGCAGCCGGCCTACGGCCCGTCGTACTCCTCCACCACGACGCTGGTGCGGCCGGCACCCAATGGGGCGCTCGTCGTGGTCGCGTGGATCGTCGCGGTCTTCACGTTCTTGTACATGCTGCCCTGGGCGGTAGCCGCAACGCGCGGTAAGTCCAACCAGGGCGCGATCGGGCTACTGAACTTCTTCCTGGGTTGGTCGTTCATCGGCTGGGTCGTCGCGCTGGTCATGGCCTGCTCATCCGAACCGCAGCCAGTTGTGATGATCCAGCAGAACCACCAGTACGGCCCCGGCTACCACCGCTGA
- a CDS encoding exodeoxyribonuclease III — translation MRIATWNVNSVRSRIDRVVGVLERHDLDVLMLQETKCRDDQFPRMQLEAAGYELAEVGYNQWNGVAVISRVGIEDVQIGFTDMPGYGDPIVPEARALGVTCGGVRVWSLYVPNGRELGHPHYDYKLDWLEKLRVDAVRWLVEDPQAQIALAGDWNVAPTDDDVWDPSLFEGKTHVSEPERAAFQAMIDAGYADVVRPHTAEPRTWTYWDYTQLRFPKKQGMRIDFALCSPALAARVTGASIDREERKGKGASDHAPVIVDLN, via the coding sequence GTGCGTATTGCTACCTGGAACGTCAACTCCGTCCGCTCCCGTATCGACCGCGTGGTGGGGGTGCTGGAGCGACACGACCTCGACGTGCTGATGCTGCAGGAAACCAAATGCCGCGACGACCAGTTCCCCCGGATGCAGCTGGAGGCTGCTGGGTACGAGCTGGCGGAGGTCGGCTACAACCAGTGGAACGGCGTGGCCGTCATCTCCCGTGTCGGGATCGAGGATGTCCAGATCGGCTTCACAGACATGCCGGGGTACGGCGACCCGATCGTGCCCGAGGCGCGCGCACTCGGCGTGACGTGCGGCGGGGTGAGGGTGTGGTCGCTCTACGTACCCAATGGCCGCGAGCTCGGACACCCGCACTACGACTACAAGCTGGACTGGCTGGAGAAACTGCGCGTCGATGCCGTGCGCTGGCTGGTGGAGGACCCGCAGGCGCAGATCGCGTTGGCCGGCGACTGGAATGTCGCACCGACCGATGACGATGTGTGGGATCCGTCATTGTTCGAGGGCAAGACCCACGTCAGCGAACCTGAACGGGCAGCGTTCCAGGCGATGATCGACGCGGGGTACGCAGATGTAGTACGCCCGCACACCGCCGAGCCGCGCACCTGGACCTACTGGGACTACACGCAGCTGCGCTTCCCCAAGAAGCAGGGCATGCGCATCGACTTCGCTCTGTGCTCCCCCGCCCTCGCCGCCCGGGTGACCGGCGCATCGATCGACCGCGAAGAACGCAAGGGCAAGGGCGCGTCCGACCACGCACCTGTCATCGTCGACCTGAACTGA
- a CDS encoding SDR family oxidoreductase, giving the protein MSSPRKTALVTGASAGIGKAFCSQLAARGYDLIVVARSTDRLEQLKADLEKQHQISVEVITADLTDSLDVQKVAWRLSEPRRAVDLLVNNAGYGLKKRFLDNDVQDEITALDILVRTVMVLSHAAAGSMKERGHGAIINVSSVASFMASGTYAAAKSYVTVFSESLAGELAGTGVTVTALCPGFTRTEFHERAGINHQGSPDFMWLEVDRLVRDCLSDVDKGKVVSVPGLQYKIITTLLRAAPRPLIRGGRLAKTHRPQK; this is encoded by the coding sequence ATGAGCAGTCCACGCAAGACCGCACTCGTCACCGGAGCCAGCGCGGGGATCGGTAAGGCGTTCTGCAGCCAGCTCGCCGCGCGCGGTTACGACCTCATCGTGGTTGCCCGTTCCACGGACCGGCTGGAGCAGCTCAAGGCCGACCTGGAGAAGCAGCACCAGATCAGCGTCGAGGTCATCACCGCTGACCTGACCGACAGTCTCGATGTGCAGAAGGTCGCGTGGCGGCTTTCCGAGCCGCGTCGGGCAGTCGATCTGCTGGTGAACAATGCGGGCTACGGCTTGAAGAAGCGTTTTCTGGACAACGACGTGCAGGACGAGATCACCGCTCTCGACATCCTCGTGCGCACAGTGATGGTCCTGTCGCACGCGGCTGCCGGCTCGATGAAGGAACGGGGGCACGGAGCGATCATCAACGTCTCATCGGTTGCCAGTTTCATGGCGTCGGGCACCTACGCCGCAGCGAAGTCCTACGTGACCGTGTTCTCCGAGTCGCTGGCCGGAGAGCTGGCCGGCACCGGCGTCACCGTTACTGCACTATGTCCCGGATTCACCCGTACCGAGTTCCACGAGCGCGCTGGAATCAACCACCAGGGCAGCCCGGATTTCATGTGGCTGGAGGTCGACCGGTTGGTTCGGGACTGCCTCTCGGACGTGGACAAGGGCAAGGTCGTGTCAGTGCCCGGTCTGCAGTACAAGATCATCACCACGCTGCTGCGGGCCGCGCCGCGCCCCCTCATCCGCGGCGGTCGACTCGCCAAGACGCACCGCCCGCAGAAGTAG
- the pyrE gene encoding orotate phosphoribosyltransferase, with the protein MTHSVEVDRHNLLQEIRERAIVRGRVTLSSGKEADWYLDLRRITLSGQAAPMVGRVMLDLTRELAFDAVGGLTMGADPVATAMLHAASADGQSVDAFVVRKTGKAHGLQQRVEGPSIQGRRVLVVEDTSTTGGSALEAVEAAREAGAEVVAVAVIADRATGAAQRIEAEGVPYLWAYGLQDLGIS; encoded by the coding sequence GTGACGCACTCTGTGGAAGTCGACCGACACAATCTGCTGCAGGAGATCCGCGAACGTGCGATTGTGCGCGGCCGGGTAACTCTGTCCTCGGGCAAAGAAGCCGACTGGTACCTCGATCTGCGGCGCATCACGCTGTCGGGTCAGGCCGCCCCGATGGTCGGTCGCGTCATGCTCGACCTGACTCGCGAACTCGCCTTCGATGCGGTCGGCGGGCTGACGATGGGCGCGGACCCCGTGGCGACGGCGATGCTGCATGCGGCATCCGCTGACGGTCAGTCGGTCGATGCCTTCGTCGTCCGCAAGACCGGCAAGGCGCACGGTTTGCAGCAGCGCGTGGAAGGGCCCTCGATTCAGGGTCGACGAGTGCTGGTCGTCGAGGACACTTCCACCACGGGTGGCTCTGCCCTGGAGGCGGTCGAGGCTGCGCGCGAAGCCGGTGCCGAGGTAGTCGCCGTCGCCGTCATTGCCGACCGCGCGACCGGCGCCGCCCAGCGCATCGAGGCTGAGGGCGTGCCCTACCTGTGGGCCTACGGTCTGCAGGATCTCGGTATCTCCTGA
- a CDS encoding CbiX/SirB N-terminal domain-containing protein, with product MPPLVLCAHGTANAAGQQVVLDLVALTRAELPGTRVEAAYVDVQSPGPGEVVSGLYDAADPPVIVPLLLSTGFHVEVDIEEVVQAYPGTLATDALGPSALIADLVLDRLAEVGAMSTDAVVFAAAGSSRARAARDAEQAAGMVRARRPRDAAPLMLGYGSASSPTVPEVVARLRERGAQRVVVASYLLGPGHFHDKLQHAGADLVTAPLGADHRIVAQAIARYLAVLAQV from the coding sequence ATGCCGCCCCTTGTGCTGTGTGCGCACGGCACGGCGAATGCTGCCGGGCAGCAGGTGGTGCTCGACCTGGTCGCACTGACCCGAGCTGAGTTGCCCGGCACGCGGGTCGAGGCGGCATACGTCGATGTCCAGAGCCCCGGCCCCGGTGAGGTGGTGTCCGGTCTGTACGACGCCGCCGATCCACCGGTCATCGTGCCGCTGCTGCTGTCGACCGGTTTCCATGTCGAGGTGGACATCGAGGAGGTCGTGCAGGCCTACCCCGGAACGTTGGCAACCGACGCGCTCGGGCCGTCGGCGCTGATTGCCGACCTGGTGCTCGACCGGCTGGCAGAGGTAGGTGCCATGTCGACCGATGCGGTCGTTTTCGCGGCGGCCGGTTCCAGTCGCGCCCGCGCAGCGCGCGATGCCGAACAGGCTGCGGGGATGGTCCGTGCACGACGCCCTCGCGACGCCGCGCCGTTGATGCTCGGTTACGGGTCGGCGAGCTCACCGACCGTGCCCGAAGTCGTAGCTCGGTTACGCGAACGGGGAGCGCAACGGGTCGTCGTTGCCTCCTATCTGTTGGGCCCCGGCCACTTCCACGACAAACTCCAGCATGCGGGCGCCGACCTGGTGACCGCACCACTGGGCGCTGATCATCGAATAGTCGCCCAGGCCATCGCCCGCTACCTCGCTGTCCTCGCTCAGGTGTAA
- a CDS encoding helix-turn-helix domain-containing protein, with protein MARQPRTYRKLDDVGAFRALAHPVRQRLIEDVLSTERPLTATEAAAQCNITPSAMSYHLRALEKYGMVERVDSVDGRTRPWRKTADGFDISGTDGSLPAAEAQTLLQRFVKSATSNIGSDDSLTMYRSTIALTERANDELNAQISQLLQNFRDRDMLDDEATERRRIVWINAPGEQSSGP; from the coding sequence ATGGCAAGGCAGCCGCGCACCTACCGCAAACTTGATGACGTAGGGGCCTTCCGCGCGCTCGCGCACCCGGTACGCCAGCGACTCATCGAGGACGTCCTATCCACCGAGCGACCGCTCACCGCGACCGAGGCTGCCGCGCAGTGCAACATCACCCCGTCGGCGATGAGCTACCACCTACGGGCGCTGGAGAAGTACGGGATGGTCGAGCGCGTCGATTCTGTGGACGGTCGGACCCGCCCGTGGCGTAAAACCGCCGACGGCTTCGACATCTCCGGGACCGACGGATCATTACCTGCTGCCGAGGCTCAGACGCTGCTGCAGCGATTCGTCAAATCCGCTACCAGCAACATCGGCTCCGACGACTCTCTGACGATGTACCGGTCGACGATCGCGCTGACCGAGCGGGCGAACGATGAGTTGAACGCCCAGATCTCGCAACTGCTACAGAATTTCCGCGACCGGGACATGCTGGACGATGAGGCCACCGAGAGGCGCCGGATCGTCTGGATCAACGCCCCCGGTGAGCAGTCGTCCGGGCCCTGA
- a CDS encoding LLM class F420-dependent oxidoreductase: protein MDLRIFTEPQQGATYDDLLRVARATEELGFDAFFRSDHYLTMGDGDGLPGPTDAWITLAGLARETSRIRLGTLVTSATFRHPGPLAIAVAQVDQMSGGRVELGYGAGWFAAEHAAYGLPFPPVKERFDWLEEHLEVITGLWGTPLGERYSFDGEHVRISDSPALPKPVQHPMPIIIGGHGKRRTPELAARYATEFNVPFASLSDTVQMYARVRAACAAHGRNADELTYSAAQVVCCGRTEGDLSRRASAIGRNVDELRDSGLAGTPDELIDTLGTFAEQGVQRVYLQMLDLNDLDHLEVIASDVLPQVD from the coding sequence ATGGATCTACGCATCTTCACTGAACCGCAGCAGGGCGCGACCTACGACGATCTGCTGCGAGTAGCCAGAGCTACTGAAGAACTGGGCTTCGACGCCTTCTTCCGCAGCGACCACTACCTGACAATGGGCGACGGTGACGGCCTACCGGGCCCCACCGATGCGTGGATCACTCTTGCCGGACTGGCGCGCGAGACGTCGCGCATCCGACTCGGCACACTCGTCACCTCGGCGACGTTCCGACACCCCGGACCGCTGGCAATCGCCGTCGCCCAGGTGGACCAGATGAGTGGTGGGCGGGTCGAGTTAGGTTATGGCGCAGGCTGGTTCGCTGCCGAACACGCCGCATATGGGCTCCCGTTCCCACCCGTCAAGGAGCGCTTCGACTGGTTGGAAGAACACCTCGAGGTCATCACCGGCCTGTGGGGCACCCCGCTCGGCGAGCGCTACTCCTTCGACGGCGAACACGTGCGCATCAGTGATTCGCCAGCGCTGCCGAAGCCGGTGCAGCATCCGATGCCGATCATCATCGGCGGACACGGGAAACGACGCACGCCCGAACTTGCGGCGCGTTACGCCACCGAGTTCAATGTGCCCTTCGCCAGCCTGTCCGACACCGTTCAGATGTATGCCCGAGTACGCGCTGCATGCGCCGCGCACGGCAGGAACGCCGATGAATTGACCTATTCGGCGGCGCAGGTCGTCTGCTGCGGTAGAACCGAAGGGGATCTTTCACGTCGGGCGTCGGCCATCGGCCGGAACGTGGACGAGCTACGCGATAGCGGACTCGCGGGGACACCCGACGAACTGATCGACACCTTGGGCACCTTCGCAGAGCAAGGCGTCCAGCGGGTCTATCTGCAGATGCTGGACCTGAACGATCTGGATCATCTGGAGGTCATTGCCTCCGACGTGCTGCCGCAGGTCGATTGA
- a CDS encoding MFS transporter codes for MKQMFHDSVWQVRDFRRLALGRSVAAAGTGLVTVVQLLRAHGGGPDVIMLLLLAEAIPPILFAGLIGQIADRRDSRSVLAIGIAAQTAACLLLATNPNLALTCAAMACLSAGAALSGPIWMVLVPMVVGERRVGAAIGGQQALRAALAPLGAGAGGLLFSGVGTGVAMLVSTACYLQLGVVALRLGVRRRGEPGVASTPSSSVRSRLQRSLVPDLSLLRRDRFVWRLTLSVVPLIVVVQGVNVLEVLLARNDIGVSAAQFGASEVAAGVGAVLGAGVAGRVVGAQGRGWSILGGFGACSAAIGALGATRTVGWYFALLVIVGFGAGVANACFGALFIGRTPAAERGRVSASINGLMLTAATSSIALGGVCGVLIGVRASFVAAGLAGLAVLAVAAAFLPRTPTTAHTPSLTPAH; via the coding sequence ATGAAGCAAATGTTTCACGATTCTGTATGGCAGGTCCGCGACTTCCGTCGGCTGGCGCTGGGTCGCTCTGTGGCTGCAGCGGGCACCGGCCTGGTCACGGTCGTGCAGCTGTTGAGGGCACATGGGGGCGGGCCGGACGTCATCATGCTGTTGTTACTGGCCGAGGCAATACCTCCGATTCTTTTCGCGGGCCTTATCGGACAGATTGCGGATCGGCGCGATTCCCGGTCGGTGCTTGCCATCGGCATCGCGGCCCAGACGGCTGCGTGCCTTCTGCTGGCAACGAATCCGAATCTTGCGCTGACCTGCGCAGCGATGGCGTGCCTCAGTGCGGGTGCGGCTCTGTCCGGTCCAATCTGGATGGTGCTGGTGCCCATGGTGGTCGGCGAGCGACGGGTCGGTGCTGCAATTGGTGGCCAGCAGGCTCTCAGGGCGGCTCTCGCCCCACTGGGAGCAGGCGCTGGTGGGCTGCTCTTCTCGGGGGTGGGCACGGGTGTCGCGATGCTGGTGTCGACTGCGTGTTATCTGCAACTCGGTGTCGTGGCATTGCGGCTCGGCGTGCGACGGCGCGGTGAACCGGGTGTCGCATCGACACCGTCGTCATCGGTGCGGTCCCGCCTGCAGCGCTCCCTGGTTCCCGACCTGTCGCTGCTGCGCCGGGACCGGTTCGTCTGGCGGCTCACCCTCAGTGTTGTGCCGTTGATCGTGGTCGTCCAAGGCGTCAACGTGCTGGAGGTCTTATTGGCCAGAAACGACATCGGGGTCAGTGCTGCGCAGTTCGGTGCCTCTGAGGTCGCGGCGGGAGTCGGCGCGGTCCTCGGCGCGGGCGTCGCGGGACGGGTCGTCGGGGCGCAGGGGCGCGGCTGGAGCATTCTGGGTGGGTTCGGTGCGTGTTCAGCCGCGATCGGGGCACTCGGCGCGACGCGCACCGTCGGCTGGTACTTCGCGTTGCTCGTGATCGTCGGCTTCGGGGCAGGGGTGGCAAATGCCTGCTTCGGGGCCCTGTTCATCGGCCGTACGCCCGCTGCAGAACGGGGCCGGGTGTCGGCGTCCATCAACGGCCTGATGTTGACGGCGGCCACCAGCTCGATTGCGCTCGGCGGTGTCTGCGGTGTGCTGATCGGCGTGCGAGCGTCATTTGTGGCAGCCGGTCTCGCCGGTCTTGCGGTACTCGCCGTCGCAGCAGCCTTCCTACCCCGCACCCCGACCACTGCGCACACCCCGTCGCTCACACCCGCCCACTGA
- a CDS encoding DUF5931 domain-containing protein: MSTHRAEPQLGGTLPIWRAAQIFRVATMGYALGVQIVQDKHYDHVPLSWVIIGAQLLWSAYLGVEYFFVRTRRTPLVVAEVVVTILLILSTRLVVPHHFYVHQQPLPTSFWVANAVVSVALLRGRMAGLIAGLVLGVIALAGLNQLGNWFYDATLPIMGTVGLAIGAGAYIARSAHTELEAAIRIQAATDERDRLAREVHDGVLQVLALVRRRGREIGGEGADLAKLAGEQEDALRVLLSRARSVPDQRTDAGGVDLRDAVRAVLPASATFAAPADPIEVSGHQADELVAVVRAALHNTQQHVGPDAVSYVLLEDLGGELVLTVRDDGPGIPQGRLAQARAQGRMGVADSIEGRVRALGGTAVLETGPDMGTEWEIHLTKGS, encoded by the coding sequence GTGAGTACTCACCGCGCGGAGCCGCAGCTCGGCGGCACCCTGCCGATCTGGCGGGCCGCACAGATCTTCCGGGTCGCGACCATGGGCTACGCGCTCGGCGTGCAGATCGTCCAGGACAAGCACTACGACCACGTACCGCTGAGCTGGGTGATCATCGGGGCCCAACTGCTGTGGTCGGCCTACCTCGGTGTCGAGTATTTCTTCGTGCGCACCCGACGCACCCCGCTGGTCGTGGCCGAGGTCGTAGTCACGATCCTGCTGATCCTGAGCACCCGTCTCGTCGTCCCGCACCACTTCTATGTGCATCAGCAACCGCTGCCCACCTCGTTCTGGGTAGCGAACGCCGTCGTTTCGGTGGCCCTGCTCCGCGGCCGGATGGCGGGCCTGATTGCCGGCCTGGTGCTCGGCGTCATCGCTCTGGCGGGGCTGAATCAGCTCGGAAACTGGTTTTACGACGCAACGTTGCCGATCATGGGCACCGTCGGGCTCGCAATCGGGGCGGGCGCCTACATCGCGCGCAGCGCACATACGGAGCTCGAGGCCGCGATCCGTATCCAGGCGGCGACGGACGAGCGGGACAGGCTGGCCCGCGAGGTGCATGACGGCGTACTGCAGGTACTGGCCCTGGTGCGCCGCCGTGGCCGTGAGATCGGCGGTGAGGGTGCCGATCTGGCGAAGCTCGCCGGCGAGCAGGAGGACGCGTTGCGGGTGCTGCTCAGCCGCGCCCGGTCAGTACCGGATCAACGAACCGACGCAGGTGGTGTCGACCTGCGCGATGCAGTCCGTGCCGTGCTTCCGGCGAGCGCGACATTCGCGGCGCCCGCCGACCCCATCGAGGTGAGCGGTCATCAGGCTGACGAGCTGGTGGCGGTGGTACGCGCCGCTCTGCACAACACCCAGCAGCACGTCGGGCCGGATGCCGTGTCCTATGTGTTGTTGGAAGACCTTGGCGGCGAGCTGGTCCTCACGGTTCGCGATGACGGTCCGGGCATCCCGCAGGGTCGTCTCGCGCAGGCTCGTGCACAGGGACGGATGGGCGTTGCGGATTCCATCGAAGGCCGTGTCCGGGCCCTCGGCGGCACCGCAGTGCTGGAGACTGGGCCCGACATGGGCACTGAATGGGAGATCCACCTGACCAAGGGGAGTTGA